One segment of Acidovorax sp. DW039 DNA contains the following:
- a CDS encoding Rne/Rng family ribonuclease, translated as MKRMLINATQPEERRLAIVDGQKLLDYEIEIEGREQRKGNIYKAVVTRVEPSLEACFVDYGEDRHGFLPFKEISRQYFAPGVSPSQARINEVIKEGQELLVQVEKEERGNKGAALTTFISLAGRYVVLMPNNPRGGGVSRRIEGEDRAELKEAMDQLEYPNGMSIIARTAGIGRTAPELQWDLNYLLKLWNAIDGAAKGGKGAFLIYQESSLVIRAIRDYFNNDIGDILIDTDDIYEQAQQFMAHVMPEHAARVKRYRDDAALFSRFQIEHQIESAYARTVQLPSGGAIVIDHTEALVSVDVNSARAIKGGDIEETALRTNLEAADEVARQMRLRDLGGLIVIDFIDMEESRNRKEVENRLRDALRQDRARVQFGTISKFGLMEMSRQRLKPALSEGSSIPCPRCGGAGHIRDTESSALQILRIIQEESMKDNTAAVHCQVPVEVASFLLNEKRTEIAKIELKQRVSVLMVPNKALETPNYRLERLKHDDPRLDHMDASYKLAEEVEDPTAVTRRSQEPTNKQTPVIKGVLPDAPAPVAEPRPEGTARPARNGAGGTQGQRGASTAPAAPAPAPAAPQERGFFAWLKSLFGFGAPPAPAPVAAPAPATPASENGSRGDGRRDGRGDGRNRRGGRDGSRDAQRDPNAAPTESRGRRNERSAEGQNRAPRDGQRAEGEQQRNGEGRSTEGRNVESRDGRNGRNGRNRNDAEGRNGNNGNTALNADNALQAESAAPATSGHGDAGNGQPRNERGPRRERGEGGRRERGDRAPRSAEGQERFSAAPSLDFADTSPLASLPDLDLTGNEVTVQPAAPAGEERRERRSRDRYGRDRRERGDRGDRAPRESADMGAEAPQAPAAQDVDNPPAAQEDTPRRSYFAPQAPAEAAAPAQAPVAAAQEPSAPAAPVASASAVTAPAAAPVAPAAPAGMPRVQPYTLPMEELQQIAASSGLQWVNSDSEKVAAAQAAIAAEPKPVHVPRERPPVVVLDEGPLVLVETRRDLAAMTLPFEQPSA; from the coding sequence ATGAAGCGGATGCTCATCAACGCCACGCAGCCCGAAGAACGCCGCCTGGCCATCGTCGACGGACAAAAGCTCCTCGACTACGAAATCGAGATTGAGGGACGCGAGCAGCGCAAGGGCAACATCTACAAGGCCGTCGTCACACGCGTCGAGCCCTCGCTGGAAGCCTGCTTTGTGGACTACGGCGAAGACCGCCACGGCTTCCTGCCGTTCAAGGAAATCTCCCGCCAGTACTTTGCCCCCGGCGTCTCGCCCAGCCAAGCACGTATCAACGAAGTCATAAAGGAAGGCCAGGAACTGCTGGTCCAGGTCGAAAAGGAAGAGCGCGGTAACAAGGGCGCAGCTCTGACCACCTTCATCAGCCTCGCCGGTCGCTACGTGGTGCTGATGCCCAACAACCCCCGTGGCGGTGGCGTGTCGCGCCGCATCGAGGGCGAGGACCGCGCCGAACTCAAGGAGGCGATGGACCAGCTGGAATACCCCAACGGCATGTCCATCATCGCGCGCACTGCAGGGATTGGCCGCACCGCGCCTGAGCTGCAGTGGGACCTGAACTACCTGCTGAAATTGTGGAACGCCATTGACGGCGCTGCCAAGGGCGGCAAGGGGGCATTCCTGATTTATCAGGAATCGAGCCTGGTGATCCGCGCCATCCGCGACTATTTCAACAACGACATCGGTGACATCCTCATCGATACCGACGACATCTACGAACAAGCGCAGCAGTTCATGGCGCACGTCATGCCCGAGCATGCCGCCCGCGTGAAGCGCTACCGCGACGACGCCGCCCTGTTCAGCCGCTTCCAGATCGAGCACCAGATCGAATCGGCCTACGCCCGCACCGTGCAACTGCCCTCGGGCGGTGCCATCGTGATCGACCACACCGAAGCACTGGTCAGCGTGGACGTGAACTCAGCCCGCGCCATCAAGGGTGGCGACATTGAAGAAACCGCGCTACGCACCAATCTGGAAGCCGCCGACGAAGTGGCACGCCAGATGCGCCTGCGCGACCTGGGCGGCCTGATCGTGATCGACTTCATCGACATGGAGGAGTCCCGCAACCGCAAGGAAGTGGAAAACCGCCTGCGCGATGCCCTGCGCCAGGACCGTGCCCGCGTGCAGTTTGGCACCATCAGCAAGTTCGGCCTGATGGAAATGAGCCGCCAGCGCCTCAAACCCGCGCTGTCTGAAGGCTCCTCCATCCCCTGCCCCCGCTGCGGCGGCGCAGGCCATATCCGTGATACGGAATCGTCTGCCCTGCAGATCCTGCGGATCATCCAGGAAGAGTCGATGAAGGACAACACGGCTGCCGTGCACTGCCAGGTGCCGGTGGAAGTGGCCTCGTTCCTGCTGAACGAAAAGCGCACCGAGATCGCCAAGATCGAACTCAAGCAGCGCGTGTCGGTGCTGATGGTGCCCAACAAGGCACTGGAGACCCCGAACTACCGCTTGGAACGCCTCAAGCACGACGATCCTCGCCTGGACCACATGGACGCCAGTTACAAGCTGGCCGAAGAGGTGGAAGACCCCACGGCAGTCACCCGCCGCTCGCAAGAGCCCACCAACAAGCAGACGCCCGTGATCAAGGGCGTGCTCCCCGATGCACCCGCACCGGTGGCTGAGCCCCGCCCCGAGGGAACTGCACGCCCCGCCCGCAATGGCGCAGGCGGTACACAGGGCCAGCGTGGTGCCAGCACAGCCCCTGCAGCACCCGCACCGGCACCTGCAGCTCCGCAAGAGCGCGGCTTCTTTGCCTGGCTCAAGAGCCTGTTCGGCTTTGGCGCACCCCCAGCACCAGCTCCTGTGGCCGCGCCAGCACCTGCCACACCGGCATCCGAAAACGGCAGCCGTGGTGATGGCCGCCGTGATGGCCGGGGAGACGGCCGCAACCGCCGTGGCGGACGCGACGGTTCACGGGATGCACAGCGCGACCCCAACGCCGCGCCTACCGAAAGCCGCGGCCGCCGCAATGAACGCTCTGCAGAAGGCCAGAACCGCGCACCACGCGACGGCCAGCGGGCTGAGGGCGAACAGCAGCGCAACGGAGAAGGCCGCAGCACGGAAGGTCGCAATGTAGAAAGCCGCGACGGACGCAATGGCCGCAACGGGCGTAATCGCAATGACGCAGAAGGCCGCAATGGCAACAACGGCAACACCGCACTGAACGCCGACAACGCGCTGCAGGCGGAATCTGCCGCCCCAGCGACCTCCGGTCATGGCGATGCAGGCAACGGCCAGCCACGCAACGAACGCGGCCCACGCCGTGAACGTGGCGAAGGTGGCCGCCGTGAACGCGGTGACCGCGCGCCACGCAGTGCCGAGGGCCAGGAGCGATTCAGTGCTGCGCCCAGCCTGGACTTTGCAGACACCTCGCCTCTGGCATCGTTGCCCGATCTTGACCTGACAGGCAACGAAGTAACGGTACAACCGGCTGCGCCAGCAGGTGAAGAGCGCCGCGAGCGCCGCTCCCGCGATCGTTACGGCCGTGACCGCCGCGAACGGGGTGATCGTGGTGACCGCGCACCGCGTGAGAGCGCCGACATGGGCGCGGAGGCACCACAGGCTCCTGCAGCACAGGACGTGGACAACCCCCCTGCAGCGCAGGAAGACACCCCACGCCGCAGCTACTTTGCGCCCCAGGCTCCGGCAGAGGCTGCAGCACCTGCACAAGCCCCTGTGGCGGCTGCGCAAGAGCCTTCCGCACCAGCAGCACCAGTGGCATCAGCCAGCGCTGTGACAGCCCCCGCTGC